In the genome of Flexistipes sinusarabici DSM 4947, one region contains:
- the pheS gene encoding phenylalanine--tRNA ligase subunit alpha, which translates to MEFDLSAAKGYVEEISQADSLERLYAVKVKYMGKKGQISSLNKQMKSVPAEQRAELGKKINEIRQDFEARYEAKEKEVELKEKQAQLHSESIDISLPGFPFTAGSIHPVTRIYDEIVDIFVSMGFEVETGPEAESDFYNFEALNIPKEHPARDMQDTFYISDDLLLRTHTSPVQVRTMERVKPPVKVIAPGKVYRCDSDVTHTPMFHQVEGLLVDEDVTFGDLKGTLTLFVKRMFGDDVPVRFRPSFFPFTEPSAEVDMGCVICGGKGCRVCGNTGWLEILGCGMVDPEVFKSVDYDSEKYSGYAFGMGIERIAMLRYGIDDLRLFFDNNLKFLKQF; encoded by the coding sequence ATGGAGTTTGATCTCTCTGCAGCAAAAGGATATGTGGAAGAAATAAGTCAGGCTGACTCTCTTGAGCGCCTGTATGCCGTTAAAGTAAAATATATGGGCAAAAAGGGGCAGATATCGTCCCTTAATAAACAGATGAAAAGTGTGCCTGCCGAGCAAAGGGCTGAACTTGGTAAAAAAATTAATGAAATAAGGCAGGACTTTGAAGCCAGATACGAAGCAAAGGAAAAAGAAGTTGAACTCAAAGAAAAACAAGCCCAGCTGCATTCGGAGTCCATCGATATTTCTCTGCCGGGGTTTCCTTTTACAGCAGGCTCCATACATCCTGTAACGCGTATCTATGATGAAATTGTCGATATATTTGTAAGCATGGGATTTGAAGTGGAAACCGGGCCTGAAGCGGAGAGTGATTTCTATAATTTTGAGGCTCTCAATATTCCCAAAGAACACCCTGCCAGGGATATGCAGGATACCTTTTATATCTCCGATGATTTACTTTTGAGAACACATACCTCTCCTGTACAGGTCAGGACTATGGAAAGGGTAAAACCGCCTGTTAAGGTGATTGCACCGGGAAAGGTGTACCGGTGTGACAGTGATGTTACACATACGCCTATGTTTCACCAGGTGGAAGGTTTGCTTGTGGACGAGGATGTGACTTTTGGGGATTTAAAAGGTACGCTGACATTGTTTGTAAAAAGGATGTTCGGTGATGATGTGCCGGTGAGGTTCAGACCGAGCTTTTTCCCGTTTACCGAACCCAGTGCGGAAGTGGATATGGGCTGTGTTATATGCGGCGGGAAAGGATGCCGCGTTTGTGGAAACACGGGGTGGCTTGAAATTCTGGGCTGCGGCATGGTGGATCCGGAAGTTTTCAAGTCAGTTGATTATGATTCTGAAAAGTATTCCGGGTATGCTTTCGGAATGGGAATCGAAAGGATTGCTATGCTTAGGTACGGCATAGATGATTTGCGTCTTTTCTTTGATAATAACCTGAAATTTTTAAAACAGTTTTAG
- the zapB gene encoding cell division protein ZapB, whose translation MLYLINMEMLENINSLSEKIEALLEDYQQLKGKNEELEKRLESLKEENEKYKNEREAIAEKIENLLGRLP comes from the coding sequence ATGTTGTATTTAATAAATATGGAAATGTTAGAAAATATAAACAGTTTATCTGAAAAAATTGAAGCTCTGCTGGAAGACTACCAGCAGTTGAAAGGCAAAAACGAAGAACTTGAAAAGCGATTAGAAAGCTTAAAAGAGGAGAATGAAAAGTACAAAAATGAGAGAGAAGCAATAGCCGAAAAAATTGAAAATCTGCTGGGCAGGTTACCTTAA
- the rpmI gene encoding 50S ribosomal protein L35, which yields MPKLKSHRGAAKRFKITASGKVKHKKQGLRHILTSKTAKRKRDLRHPGILEGQDAKNIKKLLPYT from the coding sequence ATGCCTAAGTTGAAAAGTCACAGAGGAGCCGCAAAGCGCTTTAAAATTACGGCTTCCGGCAAAGTGAAACACAAAAAGCAGGGATTGAGGCACATCCTCACCTCAAAGACCGCTAAAAGAAAGCGCGACTTACGCCACCCTGGCATCCTGGAAGGGCAAGATGCCAAGAACATTAAAAAACTTTTACCTTATACGTAA
- the infC gene encoding translation initiation factor IF-3 has translation MAAKKADKERVNEEITGSEVRLILENGEQKGIVSLEEALNIANESGYDLVEIAPQAKPPVCKVMDYGKFKFEKAKKEKEARKKQRQNQIEVKEIKFRPKIEEHDYNTKMKHIRRFLSEGNKVKVVVRFRGREMIYKDHGLELLDRVVKELGDLCVVEKKPEMQGRLQTMVIGPSNE, from the coding sequence ATAGCAGCGAAAAAGGCCGATAAGGAAAGGGTAAACGAAGAGATAACCGGCAGTGAAGTAAGACTGATTCTTGAAAATGGCGAACAGAAAGGAATAGTTTCTCTGGAGGAAGCTCTTAATATTGCGAATGAAAGCGGATACGACCTGGTTGAGATTGCGCCGCAGGCCAAGCCGCCTGTATGTAAGGTAATGGACTACGGCAAATTTAAATTTGAGAAAGCCAAAAAAGAAAAAGAAGCCCGCAAAAAACAGCGACAAAACCAAATCGAAGTTAAAGAAATCAAATTCAGGCCTAAGATCGAAGAGCATGATTACAATACAAAAATGAAGCATATAAGAAGATTTTTATCTGAAGGAAATAAAGTTAAGGTCGTGGTCAGATTCAGAGGTCGGGAAATGATATATAAAGACCACGGGCTTGAGCTGCTTGACCGGGTTGTTAAGGAGCTCGGTGATCTCTGTGTTGTTGAAAAAAAACCAGAGATGCAGGGTAGATTGCAGACGATGGTTATAGGACCATCCAACGAGTAA
- a CDS encoding IS110 family transposase: MFKYFIGVDVSKDKFNFAVINGDLENIDNGCIEMNRAGFEEFKSKLDFYQDIIIAMESTGSYHINLLSFLGANNFKTALVNPALIKKFSEGSTLRKTKTDELDAVTIGKFIFKNIEYLDRFVPYSVDEVTALARLRENIVKEIAKTKTQLKQNLNLVFPEIVKECNIFNDTILNILEVFPTPESIRKAPKSKLKGVFNKASKGKKGRKLSLTYDRFKELAVDSIGISSEGYAKIVEHNIKSLKFLQSQLEEISNDFIDKINDSKKDDMEILSSIKGIGNTTAAHFIAEVRDINRFENRNKLSAYAGIDPSFKESGTSVNIKGKVTKKGNKSLRRALYLMATGVMKFNDYFRAYYLKKKSEGMSHRKAMIALCNKLLRTIFALLTKREFFVIKYS, translated from the coding sequence ATGTTCAAGTATTTTATCGGTGTTGATGTTTCAAAAGATAAGTTCAATTTTGCAGTTATCAATGGTGATCTTGAGAACATTGACAATGGCTGTATTGAGATGAACAGGGCCGGATTCGAGGAGTTTAAATCCAAGCTAGATTTTTACCAGGATATCATAATTGCCATGGAATCCACCGGCAGTTATCACATAAACCTGTTGTCTTTTTTAGGTGCAAACAATTTCAAAACAGCTCTTGTTAATCCCGCTTTGATAAAAAAATTTTCTGAGGGCTCAACCCTGAGAAAGACAAAAACGGATGAGCTTGATGCTGTTACAATTGGAAAGTTTATATTTAAAAATATCGAATATTTAGATCGCTTTGTTCCTTATTCGGTGGACGAGGTGACTGCATTGGCAAGGCTCAGGGAAAATATAGTAAAAGAGATAGCCAAAACAAAAACCCAACTCAAACAGAATTTGAATTTGGTATTTCCTGAGATTGTCAAAGAATGCAACATTTTCAATGATACAATTCTTAATATCCTTGAGGTATTCCCTACCCCTGAAAGTATAAGAAAGGCTCCGAAGTCTAAATTGAAAGGAGTGTTTAACAAAGCATCGAAGGGCAAGAAGGGCAGGAAACTTTCTTTGACTTATGATAGATTTAAAGAACTTGCCGTGGATTCTATAGGTATATCATCAGAAGGTTACGCAAAGATTGTGGAGCATAACATAAAAAGTCTTAAATTTCTTCAGAGCCAGCTTGAGGAGATTTCAAATGATTTTATAGATAAGATAAACGATTCCAAAAAAGATGATATGGAAATACTAAGTTCTATCAAAGGCATAGGAAATACCACAGCTGCCCATTTTATCGCAGAAGTAAGGGATATCAACAGGTTTGAAAACAGGAACAAACTTTCTGCTTATGCAGGCATAGATCCATCATTTAAGGAGTCTGGTACTAGCGTAAATATCAAAGGGAAAGTAACCAAAAAGGGGAACAAATCCCTTCGGAGAGCGTTGTATCTTATGGCCACTGGGGTTATGAAATTCAATGATTATTTCAGGGCATATTATTTGAAAAAGAAATCAGAGGGGATGTCACACCGGAAGGCTATGATCGCACTATGCAATAAGCTACTGAGAACCATATTTGCTTTACTTACAAAAAGAGAATTTTTCGTAATTAAATATAGTTGA
- a CDS encoding cell division protein ZapA yields the protein MNVSEVYIYGDKYKIKTEGNEEYIKDIASFVELRMKEIEKNLHVLTTSKIAVMAAFNIAAEYFMLKEEISESKKAIERLERKLDELEVNIG from the coding sequence TTGAATGTTTCCGAGGTTTATATTTACGGAGATAAGTATAAAATTAAAACTGAAGGTAACGAAGAGTATATAAAAGATATAGCTTCGTTTGTTGAGTTGCGGATGAAAGAGATAGAGAAAAACCTTCATGTTTTAACTACTTCTAAGATTGCAGTGATGGCTGCTTTTAATATAGCTGCTGAATATTTTATGCTGAAAGAGGAAATAAGCGAAAGTAAAAAAGCTATTGAAAGATTAGAGCGGAAACTTGACGAACTGGAAGTAAATATCGGATAG
- a CDS encoding IS5 family transposase, which yields MYYLLKTKGVVMEKYIEPTVLDSMLDFKANDSTYLDKINSLIDWKKVKSILDKKYRWTKNTSGSRAYSPLLLFKILLVQSWEKLSDPQAEFALKDRLSVIRFVGVSVSGEVPDHSTISRFRSRLLELEIFDELFSEINRQLSELNLIVKSRKEAIIDATLVESSCRPRKVVNDIAEDRHEGDDDNDSSCGGSGGNNESNISYSKDTDASWLKKGNRAYYGYKQFFCVNSDGYILGEMVKSARESEVRNLAPLLQKLNLPKGTAIYADKGYSSESNRKDISGTYADMIMYKAARNKPLTGFQKFHNKAVSKVRYVVEQAIGLIKLHFGYTRSRFIGIDKVRLELSIHCMAYNLRKGALRMI from the coding sequence ATGTATTATTTATTAAAGACAAAAGGAGTTGTTATGGAAAAGTACATAGAACCCACAGTATTAGATTCAATGTTAGACTTTAAAGCTAATGATTCGACTTATCTTGATAAGATAAATTCACTTATAGACTGGAAGAAAGTAAAATCAATCCTTGATAAGAAATACAGATGGACTAAGAACACATCTGGCAGCAGAGCTTATTCACCGTTACTTTTGTTTAAAATACTTTTAGTACAGTCGTGGGAAAAGCTGAGTGACCCTCAGGCTGAATTTGCCTTAAAGGATCGGTTGTCAGTAATAAGATTTGTAGGAGTAAGTGTATCCGGAGAAGTTCCGGATCACAGTACCATCAGCAGGTTTCGGAGCAGATTACTTGAATTGGAGATATTTGACGAGTTATTTTCAGAGATAAACAGGCAGTTATCGGAATTAAATTTAATAGTGAAAAGCAGGAAGGAAGCGATAATAGATGCGACATTGGTAGAGTCCTCGTGCCGTCCCCGTAAAGTAGTAAATGATATTGCAGAAGATCGGCATGAAGGAGATGATGACAATGATAGTTCCTGTGGTGGTTCCGGAGGGAATAATGAAAGCAACATAAGTTATTCGAAGGACACTGATGCGAGTTGGTTAAAGAAGGGTAATAGAGCGTATTATGGCTACAAACAATTTTTCTGTGTAAATTCGGACGGTTATATATTGGGAGAAATGGTAAAGAGTGCCAGAGAGAGTGAGGTGCGGAATTTGGCACCTTTATTACAAAAGCTTAATTTGCCTAAGGGAACGGCAATATATGCAGATAAAGGCTACAGCAGTGAATCTAACCGCAAAGACATATCAGGAACCTATGCAGATATGATAATGTATAAGGCAGCGCGGAATAAGCCACTTACAGGATTTCAGAAATTTCATAACAAGGCAGTAAGCAAGGTTCGTTATGTCGTTGAGCAGGCAATTGGATTGATTAAGCTTCATTTTGGTTATACTCGTAGCCGATTTATAGGTATTGATAAGGTTAGGCTGGAATTGTCTATACATTGTATGGCATATAATCTGAGAAAGGGTGCTTTAAGAATGATTTGA
- the rplT gene encoding 50S ribosomal protein L20 has translation MPRAKGGFKTRQRRKKWLKLAKGFRGVNHSVYKKAREVGERSLAHAYRGRKQKKRDFRRLWIVRINAAARQHGLSYSKLISLLKKNNIEIDRKALSELAVNNPEEFEQLVKQVSA, from the coding sequence GTGCCAAGAGCAAAAGGCGGATTTAAAACTCGCCAGAGAAGAAAAAAATGGCTGAAACTGGCTAAAGGTTTCAGGGGCGTTAACCACAGTGTTTACAAAAAAGCCCGTGAGGTGGGAGAGAGATCCCTTGCCCACGCTTACAGAGGACGTAAACAGAAAAAGAGGGATTTCAGAAGATTATGGATTGTAAGAATCAATGCTGCTGCAAGACAGCACGGTTTGAGCTACAGTAAGCTCATCTCATTATTGAAAAAGAATAATATTGAAATCGACAGAAAAGCTCTTTCAGAGCTGGCTGTCAACAATCCGGAGGAATTTGAGCAACTTGTAAAACAAGTTTCCGCTTAA
- the thrS gene encoding threonine--tRNA ligase has protein sequence MNIYLPDGSCIEAEEGASVLDVAEKIGRGLAKNAIAGEVNGRQVDLYYKLSDGDNLKIFTKNDREALEILRHSTAHLMAHAVKRLFPEAKVTIGPVVEDGFYYDFDIDNPFTPEDLNSIEKEMRKLADEKMDIRRKEMSKDEAVKLFNEMGENYKSEIISELDEDVVSLYEQGDFIDLCRGPHLDNTSKIKHFKLLSVAGAYWRGDENNKMLQRIYGTAWFKKSELDEYIQRLEEAKKRDHRKLGKELELFSSFDEIGSGLICWLPKGSKMRLTIEDFWRNEHIKNDYEILYTPHIGKSNLWKTSGHLDFYADNMYSPMDIEGQDYFIKPMNCPFHIMIYKTKTRSYRDLPLRWAELGTVYRYERSGVLHGLLRVRGFTQDDAHIICTSEQIEDEISEVLEFSLNIWKAFGFSSIKGYIATKPEKSVGDDAMWEKATSSLTKAIEKSGIDFEMDEGGGAFYGPKIDLKVKDAIGREWQMTTIQFDFNLPERFDMTYVDSDGREKRPFMVHRALLGSLERFFGVLTEHYAGAFPFWIAPAQVKILNISDDQLDYCKSIAKKLKKEGFRVDTDYRNEKIGYKIREAQLEKIPHMLIIGKDEVENNTVSVRLRSGENKNNLDFSEYIGVINELEKNKSTNLWR, from the coding sequence ATGAATATATATCTGCCGGACGGCAGCTGTATTGAAGCTGAAGAAGGTGCTTCCGTCCTTGATGTGGCTGAAAAAATCGGCAGAGGTTTGGCTAAAAATGCAATTGCCGGAGAAGTGAACGGCAGACAGGTAGACCTTTATTATAAACTCTCCGACGGAGACAATCTGAAAATATTTACAAAAAACGACCGGGAAGCTTTGGAGATTTTAAGACATTCCACTGCCCACTTAATGGCACATGCCGTAAAACGTCTGTTTCCGGAGGCAAAAGTTACTATCGGTCCCGTTGTCGAAGACGGGTTTTACTATGATTTTGATATAGATAATCCTTTTACCCCGGAGGATTTGAATTCGATAGAGAAGGAAATGAGAAAACTTGCCGATGAAAAAATGGATATAAGACGCAAAGAGATGTCCAAAGATGAGGCGGTAAAACTTTTTAATGAAATGGGGGAAAACTATAAGTCTGAAATAATTTCTGAATTGGATGAAGATGTTGTTTCCCTTTATGAGCAGGGTGATTTTATAGATTTATGCAGAGGTCCACATCTGGATAACACTTCCAAAATAAAGCATTTTAAGCTTTTGTCAGTTGCAGGGGCATACTGGCGCGGTGACGAAAACAACAAAATGCTTCAGAGAATATACGGAACAGCTTGGTTCAAAAAGAGTGAGCTGGATGAATATATTCAACGTCTTGAGGAAGCAAAAAAGCGCGACCACAGAAAACTTGGAAAAGAGCTTGAATTATTCTCCTCATTTGATGAAATAGGCTCAGGTCTTATCTGCTGGCTGCCCAAGGGTTCCAAAATGAGACTCACGATAGAGGATTTTTGGCGAAATGAGCATATTAAGAATGATTATGAGATACTCTATACACCTCACATAGGAAAATCCAACTTATGGAAGACTTCCGGACACCTCGACTTTTATGCGGACAATATGTACTCCCCGATGGATATAGAAGGTCAGGATTATTTTATCAAACCTATGAACTGTCCTTTTCATATAATGATTTATAAAACAAAGACACGCTCATACAGAGATCTTCCGTTAAGGTGGGCCGAGCTTGGGACGGTTTACCGTTATGAAAGATCAGGTGTGTTGCACGGGCTGCTCAGGGTGCGCGGATTTACACAGGATGATGCGCATATTATCTGCACAAGTGAACAGATTGAAGATGAAATCAGTGAGGTTCTTGAATTTTCACTGAATATCTGGAAGGCTTTCGGCTTTTCGTCTATAAAAGGATATATTGCCACCAAGCCTGAAAAAAGTGTAGGCGATGATGCCATGTGGGAGAAAGCTACATCATCCCTGACCAAAGCCATAGAAAAATCCGGAATCGATTTTGAAATGGATGAAGGCGGAGGCGCTTTTTACGGGCCTAAAATAGACCTGAAGGTTAAGGACGCCATTGGCAGAGAGTGGCAGATGACCACGATTCAGTTCGATTTTAATCTTCCGGAGCGTTTTGATATGACATATGTGGATTCCGACGGCCGGGAGAAAAGACCTTTTATGGTTCACAGAGCCCTGCTGGGTTCTCTTGAAAGATTTTTCGGCGTTTTAACGGAACATTATGCCGGAGCTTTTCCTTTTTGGATAGCACCCGCTCAGGTGAAAATTCTGAATATATCCGACGATCAGCTGGACTACTGCAAAAGTATTGCAAAAAAACTGAAAAAAGAGGGTTTCAGGGTTGACACGGACTACAGGAATGAGAAAATAGGATATAAGATCAGAGAAGCTCAGCTGGAAAAAATACCTCATATGTTAATAATCGGTAAAGATGAAGTTGAAAATAATACCGTATCTGTTAGGTTAAGAAGCGGTGAAAATAAAAATAACCTTGATTTTAGTGAATATATTGGTGTAATAAATGAACTTGAAAAAAATAAAAGTACAAATTTGTGGAGGTGA
- a CDS encoding cation transporting ATPase C-terminal domain-containing protein gives MTLYSSGYSVFESRNYALLLMVLFENVHVFNSRSETLQIWKIKLFENKFLVPMVLFAQLVHIASMHIPIMQEVLDVQPVGINTWIVLLLIATGLLVLMEFDKWVARGVSRNA, from the coding sequence TTGACTCTTTATTCCAGCGGATATTCTGTTTTTGAGTCTAGAAATTATGCCCTTCTTCTTATGGTGCTTTTTGAAAATGTTCATGTATTTAACAGCAGATCAGAAACGCTTCAGATTTGGAAAATCAAGCTTTTTGAAAATAAATTTTTGGTACCGATGGTACTTTTTGCTCAATTGGTACATATTGCAAGTATGCACATTCCTATAATGCAGGAAGTTCTTGATGTGCAGCCGGTGGGAATAAACACCTGGATTGTATTGCTGCTAATTGCCACAGGATTGTTGGTTTTAATGGAGTTTGATAAATGGGTGGCAAGAGGTGTAAGCCGTAATGCGTGA
- the pheT gene encoding phenylalanine--tRNA ligase subunit beta, with product MKVSLSWLNDFVDISGIEVFELAERLTMSGLEIEGVDKLEAAENVVTAAVKKVEKHPNADKLSVCEVYDGENVYNVVCGADNVAEGQIIPFAKVGAVLPGGFKIKKAKLRGVESFGMICSAAELNLEEKSDGIMPLPEDTPVNKDINEVLGLGDYVLDISITPNRADCLSVRGVAREIAALYSRKMKKTSYQIKSDKSLNASDYSYVKVADEEKCPVYLGRIIKDVTIKPSPLWMQNRLRAVGVRPINNIVDITNYIMFEYGQPLHTFDLREIEGGIIVRTAKPGEKIMTLDGKERLLDESMLVIADESKPIGIAGVMGGEYSGIHDDTKDVFLECAYFKPENIRMTARKLGLQTDSSYRYERGIDRVNTLSMVDYAASLLKENADGSVADGVLSNDYKEYVPLSVNAEVDKINKLLGTEISEKEMAKILEELGFGVKTKQGELTVEVPPYRIDIERWQDLAEEVARIYGYNNIEATVPRLSADSVPPESFLKKAKNIKSSLKTLGFNEVINYSFMSERYLSRFDKKDNFVKLLNPISEDMDTLRTYVFPGVVAAAKQNINQGFKNIRLFEIAKTFINRNESIPEQLSGLAFCATSSFFPLSWNTGSRVDTFYYMKGVLDNLLKSFKINAEYKKNEKYDFLHPGKSAEVKVGGKGYGFIGQLHPNIAEEEDIQEDLYLCEIYLEKLINEKVKGDFHYEKFSVYPFVYKDLSVVVDNTVNAGDLLEYIKNFGPLVYDAVIYDIYQGDKIGENKLSLTFRIFYSALDRTLTDEETNKILEEIIEGLTEKYSAELR from the coding sequence ATGAAGGTAAGCTTAAGCTGGCTGAATGATTTTGTAGATATTTCCGGTATAGAAGTCTTTGAACTTGCAGAAAGGTTAACCATGTCAGGTCTGGAGATTGAGGGCGTGGATAAATTGGAAGCGGCTGAAAATGTGGTGACCGCTGCAGTTAAAAAAGTGGAAAAACACCCCAATGCTGACAAGCTTTCCGTGTGCGAAGTTTATGACGGTGAAAATGTTTATAATGTGGTATGCGGAGCTGACAATGTAGCTGAAGGGCAGATTATTCCTTTTGCCAAAGTCGGGGCTGTTTTACCGGGTGGATTTAAAATTAAAAAAGCAAAGCTTAGAGGTGTGGAATCTTTTGGTATGATATGTTCTGCAGCTGAGCTGAATCTTGAAGAAAAAAGTGATGGGATTATGCCTCTTCCTGAGGATACGCCGGTAAATAAAGACATAAATGAGGTGCTCGGTTTGGGTGATTATGTTCTTGATATCAGTATTACCCCAAACAGGGCCGACTGCCTCAGCGTAAGGGGTGTGGCAAGAGAAATTGCTGCGCTTTACTCAAGGAAAATGAAAAAAACTTCATACCAAATTAAAAGTGATAAATCCCTTAATGCATCTGACTACAGTTACGTGAAGGTTGCAGATGAGGAAAAGTGCCCCGTTTATCTGGGCAGAATTATAAAGGATGTTACAATAAAACCCTCTCCACTGTGGATGCAGAACAGACTGCGTGCTGTTGGCGTAAGGCCGATTAACAATATTGTCGATATTACAAATTACATCATGTTTGAGTACGGTCAGCCTTTACACACTTTTGATCTGAGGGAAATTGAAGGTGGGATTATAGTTAGAACGGCTAAGCCGGGTGAGAAGATAATGACGCTTGACGGCAAAGAACGCTTGCTTGATGAAAGTATGCTGGTGATTGCAGATGAATCGAAACCTATAGGCATCGCCGGTGTAATGGGCGGGGAGTATTCAGGGATTCATGATGATACGAAAGATGTTTTCCTGGAGTGTGCTTATTTTAAGCCGGAAAATATCAGAATGACTGCAAGGAAACTCGGCCTTCAGACGGATTCATCTTACAGATACGAGCGGGGAATAGACAGGGTTAATACACTCTCAATGGTGGATTATGCTGCATCGCTGCTTAAGGAAAATGCTGACGGAAGTGTTGCTGACGGCGTTCTTTCCAATGATTATAAAGAATATGTTCCGTTGTCCGTAAATGCTGAAGTTGATAAAATAAACAAACTGCTTGGAACAGAGATTTCCGAAAAAGAAATGGCGAAAATACTGGAAGAGCTTGGCTTTGGTGTTAAAACAAAGCAGGGAGAATTAACGGTAGAAGTTCCCCCCTACAGGATTGATATAGAAAGGTGGCAGGATTTGGCGGAAGAGGTGGCAAGAATTTACGGTTATAACAATATTGAGGCTACGGTACCCAGATTGTCAGCCGACAGTGTGCCTCCGGAATCTTTTCTCAAAAAAGCAAAAAATATAAAAAGCAGCCTTAAAACACTTGGTTTCAATGAAGTAATAAATTATTCGTTTATGAGTGAGCGTTATTTGAGTAGATTTGATAAAAAGGATAATTTTGTAAAGCTTTTAAATCCCATCTCTGAAGATATGGATACGTTAAGAACATATGTTTTTCCCGGTGTAGTTGCTGCAGCAAAACAGAATATCAATCAGGGATTTAAGAATATACGCTTATTTGAAATCGCAAAGACATTTATCAACAGAAATGAATCTATTCCTGAGCAGCTTTCCGGGCTGGCTTTTTGTGCCACATCCTCTTTTTTCCCTTTGTCTTGGAATACAGGCAGCCGGGTGGATACGTTCTATTATATGAAAGGGGTACTGGATAACCTTTTAAAATCCTTTAAAATAAATGCTGAATATAAAAAAAATGAGAAGTATGATTTTCTACATCCCGGCAAATCTGCCGAAGTAAAAGTTGGAGGCAAAGGTTACGGTTTTATAGGGCAGCTTCATCCTAATATTGCCGAAGAGGAAGATATTCAGGAAGATCTTTACCTATGTGAAATATATCTTGAAAAACTGATTAATGAAAAAGTGAAAGGTGATTTTCATTATGAAAAATTTTCAGTTTATCCGTTTGTTTATAAAGATTTATCGGTTGTGGTGGATAACACTGTAAATGCCGGTGACTTACTTGAATACATTAAAAATTTCGGTCCTCTGGTCTATGATGCTGTGATATACGATATTTATCAGGGGGATAAGATCGGTGAGAATAAACTCAGTCTGACGTTCAGAATATTCTATTCCGCACTGGACAGGACGCTTACGGATGAGGAAACAAACAAGATTCTTGAAGAAATTATCGAAGGACTGACCGAAAAATACTCTGCTGAGTTGAGATAA